The sequence AACAAAAacttattgaatttaatttaaatacatatatttataaataaataaaaaaaaatagtaatatattttttttttatcacgTACTGGTACTCTTTTATATTGACAATATCTTTTTtgtgtaaataaataaataaataaataaataaataaataaataaataaataaataaataaataaataaataaataaataaataaatttttaaacttttgttaaataaagaaattaattttatttaaaaaaaaaaaaaataaataaataaataaatgaaaataataatagtttacatttcgtttaaaaaataaaattattattattacgaTCTGAATttctattgttattattaaaattattattagatgcTGTAAAAGTTCTATGTTGAGTTGTTGTTCTAGTTGTTCTAGTTGTTATTGGTCTTGCGCTATttgtgttattattgttattatttctattataatttgtttgttgttgttgttgttgttgttgttgttgttgttgtttattacCAGTTGCTAAATTGCAATTAAATGTACATTGAAAACAATGAAATGGTTTTTTATGAATTGGGTCAGGTGGAGAATTTCTACATTTTGGACAAATTGTATAACTTTTATCGTTTATAGGATTTCTTACACTAAGAACTTGATATTGACAAATTGGACAATTTTGTGGTACACCCATTGAAGTTACCAATTGAGAGATATCACCATTCTTTGGTAAATCAAAAGTATCAATACATTGAggacaaaataaaattctttttggTGCTTCTGGATTTTGATCAGATTTATATTGCATTTTACCATTACATTTACCACAACGTGAGAATTGAGAAACCAAAACACGAAATTCACCACCTTTTGGATCGGCAGGTTCATAATATTCTCTAAATGATCTATCGAAacaatttatattttgatttgcCAATTGATAAAGTTGTTTATACTTTTCAATGGTTGATAAGAGTACTTCTTGTTTAGTTTTTTGACCTCTACTAATTTTATCTACATCAGCTTCGATTGCAGCTCTAAGATTTggttttgaaaattcaaatccCATTAATTCATAACTTGCAACCAATGATACACCTAAATTTGAGGGAACAAATTGATTActttcattctttttaacATAAAAACGATCTTGAATAGTTTGAATATGAGTTGCCATCGTTGCATCTGTAccgattttattattatccatGGCTGTCAATAGTTCTGCCTCTGTTATATAATGAGGTGCAACGGTTGTACCTTTTGTAAGATCAATTCTTTTTGGTGTAAATCTTTCACCTTTTTGATAGGTTGGTATTAGTTTATCATTACGTTTATCGAATGGATAAACTTCAAGATAACCCAATTTCAAAACCATTGTACCAGTCTCTGAAAATCTTTCACCCTGAATATCGATGGTAACCGTTGTATTTGCAAATACAGATTCCTCAGAACAACATGCTAAAAATCTACGAGTAATGAAATcataaatctttttcaaattacCCGATAAACCAGTGGCTGATGAAGTTGGATGAATTGGTGGATGTGAATTATCATTGTTTTTACCTGATTTTGGATAAACAAATTGattgttattaattaatcTACTTGCATAAGCACCCCATTCAGGATTTGATGCTTGGTTACCAATCAAACCTTTTAAATCGGTTCCTGCTTGAAATGAATCTGTCTCTGTTCTTGGATAACTAATTAAGCCTTTTGTATAAAGTTCCTCTGCATATTGCATAGTTTGAACTGATGAAATTCTTAACTTTTTCGATGCCGCCTTTTGAAGTTCAATCGTTGTCAAAGGTACAGGTCTATATCTACTCTCTTTTGAAGTAACATCAACAACCGTTGCCTCTGTATTATCTAAACATTTCTCATACAATATAAATGCAGCTGTATAATCAAACAAACGATTTCTACACCATGAAAATGTAACAGGTATCATCTTACCACTACTAGTATCCATTTTTTCATGAACCACTGATAAATGCCAAAAATCCTCTGGtttaaaatttacaattCTAAAATATCTTTCAACTACAAATCCTAAAGTTGGAAATTGGCATGGTCCATaactaataatttctttaccacttgaattattattactattattaagtATATTACCATTTGCTGGTGTAGTAGTCTTTGGTTGATTATCACtatttgaaatgattttaaatttctttaaatataaaGTTTGAAATCTTGTGAAAGCAGCACCAATTCTAAGATCAATCTCCATTCTAGTATCAACTGCAATTGaatctttttcatttggtTTTGCAAGGTTTTTACAAGCTCTATCAATTTCTCTTGGAATGATTGCAGAGAAATGTGCTctataaaattcaaatttctttttagcATTTTTACAAACTTCCAATACTTCAAATGCAATATTTTCACCCTCTCTATCACAATCTAACCAAAGAATTAATATATCAGCTTTCTTTATCTCTCTTTCCAATGTTTTCTTTAATGGTTCTTTATCTGATGGTACTGTTTTTCTTATTGGTGCatcaaataattgaattggaTCGCATGATGCCCATGGTTTAAATTGTTCAACTACATCAATCTCCATTAAATGACCTGTAACTGATGTGAATGTCATTTcgcaatcattaaaattcaatatattatatttaaaatcccaaagtttattatattttgaaaatccttctctcttttttttaaataataaaaatgaataaaataaaaaaaataaaataaaatgtttgtaaataattaataattttttctttttttttttttttttttttttttttatattaaatttgaaaacttACAACTGTTGctcttttatttgataatattgcTGCAATCTCTTTTGCTGCTGATGGTTTTTCAGCAACATTCAATATCCTttttgtcatttttttttttttttttatatgtacatatatttattataattattatttcataaACTCTATTtacataataatttttaatttattatttatttgttgataTCTTAAGTATTtgaaaaagtataaaaaaaaaaaaaaaaaaaaaaaaaaatgaaaactgtgaaaaaacaattgtttaaaaaaaaataaaaaataaaaaaattaaaaaaataaaaaacactACATTTTATTTCTGAGAAattgttggttttgttgaaattttattttatttttgatatttaaataaaacacaTTTTTGGGAAATATTTGATTAAatctttctttaaaaaaaaaaaaaaaaattaaaattaaaattaaaattaaatatttattgataaccttgaattaataaatcctGAAATACTTTTAATGTCTCCATATCAAAGTTGCATTCTTTTactaaattttcaaatttatcattattgtcTTTAATATCCTTTAATATTTCttcatcaattgatgataaactatatatatatttaaaaaataaaaattattaataaacaataataataataataataaatttaattaaatacaCATtaccattttaaaaaaactaaaattaacATTTTCCAATGATTTCTTCTTAAAGATGGTACAggtttatcaaatttaaaagtgtcaattaaaattgtaacTTTTTCTTTTGCAGTTGTAATTTTGAAACCTAATTGATCGATTACACTTTGATAAACTAATGATAATTGAGAATGAAGATTAgatttaatttgtaaattttgtTCTAATATATATTcataattgatttgattaaattgtaaaaagTTATTGGTATGTTTAGTTGTAAATTGACTTAATGTTGAATAAACCATATGATAATTTGAAATGTgtggtttaaataattcttcaACCCTTTTACTAGACATTTGTGTTGGtctaaataatgaaaattcatcTTCACTTTTATCACTCTTATTTTCATCCTCCTCATCTTCATTAatgttattatcattttcatcctCATCTTCATTTAAAACCATTGGTGCATCGTCTTGTTCATCTCCTAATAATGTATCATCTTCactataataatttaaatcactatcatcatcatcctcctcatcatcactatccctaattttaatttcttttttttctattgGTACCTTTAAATCATctgtaataatagtttttttctttggtttacttatagttttatttgttgtagttgatttttgtggttgtttatctattttggttttttcattatctacatttttatcaaatgttAAATTTGGTGGAATTAAACTTGCATTTTCATTCTCTGTAATTACTAATGattttctatttatatatatatattagtaataatattatatatatatatatttatatagaaAATGTATACATactcaaatttatttaagaattcaattggtttagATGCTGGTTTTGGTGCTTGTTGTGATTGTGTTTGTGTTTGTGATTGTGTTTTTGTTTGTGATGATATTAAAGTTTGTTCAGTTGGTAAAATCTTTTTACTTTCAACATTTCTTAAGTAAACAGCAGTTTCATCTAATGTTGATGcatataattttgatttaactAAACAATCTGATGAACAAAACATTGATAGTTCTTCAACATTGTATACTTTTTGTTCTTTTActgaaataaaatatttttgattcaatttctttactCCTAATGGTTTACTACAACATGGATATCCACATTTACCTGATGCCGATCTCTCTGCTACAACATCTTTAAAATGATCAGgttgaaataaattatactaatattaaatatatataattagtatcatttataaaattaaaataattgttatttatttattaatacatACATAATGAGAtcttaattcattttcagtTGTTTCATCCTCAATTAATGACATTTGAGCATCATATGTTAATTTGTCAAAGTGGatcttttctttaattgatttttttaatatatcagATTTTTTTTGTACGTTTGGTTTATTAAGTGTATTTATAGTTGTATTTGTGGTATTATTAGTTGTAGTGCTATTATTACTGCTATCTAATTTTAAGTTTGAAAGTTGTTCATTCAGTTTATTAGTTGAGGGATCACTATTATCAGATGTCATTGGTGGTTTCTTTcttataacttttttaacaacccttatttttggttttggtatAACTCCATTTAAtgtattttctttattttccatcttttttttttttttttttattgcatGTATCAAATGCAATAACTAATTCAtatacaattgaaaataaaaaataaaaaaaaaaaaattaaaaaaattaaaaaaaaaaaaaaaaaaaaaaattaaaaaaaaaaaaaaaattaaaaaataaaattaaaaagttataaattaaaacattaagATTTTGAGGGATCGAATACTGtgaatttatataaattgtacatatatttggttttttttaatttaaaattcaaaattaaaataaaaaaaaattaaaaaaaaaattagacactttttttattattactatattaataataaattaagatCTCTAATTAGTACTTTCAATgtttaattctttataaattattttttaagcattcctatcaaataaattttttattggaataaaaaaaaaaaaaacaaaattattacaaaaataaaaaattatatatgaatcgggttttttttttctgtgttttgaaatcaaattattattttcactgaaaaaaaaaaaaaaaaaaaaaaaagaaaaatttgggaaatcaaaaatatttaacacacaatttttttttttattttttttaatttttatcttcacattttttattattctttttttattatttgtaatattatttgtattattattattattatctatatttaatttttatatttagcAATCacattttaagaaaaaaaaaaaaaaaaaaaaaaaaaaaaaaaaaaaaaaaaataaatgtttttttttattaaaaaagaagaaatgaAAATCTCTCCATatgaaaaagaacaaaaaattaaccaAGTTCTATCAATGTTCCCATTACTcgtaagtttttaaaattttaaattttaaattttttttttttttatttactaattgttttttttttttttttttttttttttttatatatataaagtcAAGAGATCATTTCTTGTATTCAACATTAGAAAGAAATAATTGGAGTTTAGATGCATCACTTACAATTCTTCAAAGAAGACATGAATACTTGGAAGCAGAACAATACCAAATCGAAAGAAAATTAGAAGAGAACCGTTTAAAGAAAGAACGTGAACAAAGAGAACGTGAAAGAGAATTAAGATTAATTGCACAAGTTAGAGATATTTTCGGTAGTAAATTCACagatcatcaaattcaacgTGCACTCTATGACAATCGTAATAATGTAGAGTCAACAATTAACCATTTCATGAGAGAAATTGACCAAGAACAATATCGTGAAAGACAAAGAAGACAACAAAGATTGGATGAAGAGGATCGTTTACAACGTCAACGTGAACGTGATGAATATGAAAGACGTgaaagaaacaaaaaaagagTCAATGACCTCTTATTAGAAATTAAATACTCTTCACCAGAACAAAAAAGACAATTGGCTCAATCCAAATTGTTCCAAGatgttttaaaagatttcGATCATCTCACTGTTTTTgatcaaccaccaccaccacaaattaaaacaatttatgTCCCAGTACCACAACCAATTCCACAACCAAGATATGTTAATAATTtcccaacaacaccaacaatgCCATCATTT comes from Dictyostelium discoideum AX4 chromosome 2 chromosome, whole genome shotgun sequence and encodes:
- the top3 gene encoding DNA topoisomerase III; the protein is MTKRILNVAEKPSAAKEIAAILSNKRATVREGFSKYNKLWDFKYNILNFNDCEMTFTSVTGHLMEIDVVEQFKPWASCDPIQLFDAPIRKTVPSDKEPLKKTLEREIKKADILILWLDCDREGENIAFEVLEVCKNAKKKFEFYRAHFSAIIPREIDRACKNLAKPNEKDSIAVDTRMEIDLRIGAAFTRFQTLYLKKFKIISNSDNQPKTTTPANGNILNNSNNNSSGKEIISYGPCQFPTLGFVVERYFRIVNFKPEDFWHLSVVHEKMDTSSGKMIPVTFSWCRNRLFDYTAAFILYEKCLDNTEATVVDVTSKESRYRPVPLTTIELQKAASKKLRISSVQTMQYAEELYTKGLISYPRTETDSFQAGTDLKGLIGNQASNPEWGAYASRLINNNQFVYPKSGKNNDNSHPPIHPTSSATGLSGNLKKIYDFITRRFLACCSEESVFANTTVTIDIQGERFSETGTMVLKLGYLEVYPFDKRNDKLIPTYQKGERFTPKRIDLTKGTTVAPHYITEAELLTAMDNNKIGTDATMATHIQTIQDRFYVKKNESNQFVPSNLGVSLVASYELMGFEFSKPNLRAAIEADVDKISRGQKTKQEVLLSTIEKYKQLYQLANQNINCFDRSFREYYEPADPKGGEFRVLVSQFSRCGKCNGKMQYKSDQNPEAPKRILFCPQCIDTFDLPKNGDISQLVTSMGVPQNCPICQYQVLSVRNPINDKSYTICPKCRNSPPDPIHKKPFHCFQCTFNCNLATGNKQQQQQQQQQQQQTNYNRNNNNNNTNSARPITTRTTRTTTQHRTFTASNNNFNNNNRNSDRNNNNFIF
- a CDS encoding hypothetical protein (SIMILAR TO HYPOTHETICAL 26.2 KD PROTEIN) → MENKENTLNGVIPKPKIRVVKKVIRKKPPMTSDNSDPSTNKLNEQLSNLKLDSSNNSTTTNNTTNTTINTLNKPNVQKKSDILKKSIKEKIHFDKLTYDAQMSLIEDETTENELRSHYYNLFQPDHFKDVVAERSASGKCGYPCCSKPLGVKKLNQKYFISVKEQKVYNVEELSMFCSSDCLVKSKLYASTLDETAVYLRNVESKKILPTEQTLISSQTKTQSQTQTQSQQAPKPASKPIEFLNKFEKSLVITENENASLIPPNLTFDKNVDNEKTKIDKQPQKSTTTNKTISKPKKKTIITDDLKVPIEKKEIKIRDSDDEEDDDDSDLNYYSEDDTLLGDEQDDAPMVLNEDEDENDNNINEDEEDENKSDKSEDEFSLFRPTQMSSKRVEELFKPHISNYHMVYSTLSQFTTKHTNNFLQFNQINYEYILEQNLQIKSNLHSQLSLVYQSVIDQLGFKITTAKEKVTILIDTFKFDKPVPSLRRNHWKILSSIDEEILKDIKDNNDKFENLVKECNFDMETLKVFQDLLIQGYQ
- the cnrD gene encoding ubiquitin system component Cue domain containing protein, which codes for MFFFIKKEEMKISPYEKEQKINQVLSMFPLLSRDHFLYSTLERNNWSLDASLTILQRRHEYLEAEQYQIERKLEENRLKKEREQRERERELRLIAQVRDIFGSKFTDHQIQRALYDNRNNVESTINHFMREIDQEQYRERQRRQQRLDEEDRLQRQRERDEYERRERNKKRVNDLLLEIKYSSPEQKRQLAQSKLFQDVLKDFDHLTVFDQPPPPQIKTIYVPVPQPIPQPRYVNNFPTTPTMPSFSPPDYNSSMFNNGNKPPTTTTTTTSNQPFQNLDPFNNTAITPFSTNPFFVDQNVSQGLMKTRPEEESARKLKELFPNTSDEVVRYVLLSTDNNMSLAIQNLLDITIKVENSKNASN